ATCTGGTGAAAACACCACCAAGTGTTTCAATACCAAGAGAGAGGGGAGTAACATCCAAAAGAAGCAAATCCTTGACATCACCCCGCAATATACCACCCTGGATGGCAGCACCCATAGCAACAGCTTCATCGGGGTTAACTCCTTTGCTTGGAGATTTGCCAAAGATCTCCTGCACTATTTCCTGAACTTTTGGCACTCGGGTCATACCCCCCACAAGAAGAACCTCATCAACTTCATTAAGTGAAACACCAGCATCCTTCAAACAATTTTTACAAGGGGCTCGAGTTCTTTCAATCAAATTCCCTACAAGTGATTCAAACTTTGACCTTGAGAGTGTAATGTTCAAGTGCTTCGCTCCAGAAGAATCTGCACTGATAAAGGGAAGGCTGATGTCTGTCTGAGATGTAGATGAGAGCTCTATCTTCGCCTTCTCAGCAGCTTCACGAAGCCTTTGCAAGGCAAGACGATCACTACTCAAATCAATGCCTTCCGTTTTCTTAAATTCAGACACCAAAAACTCCAACAAAGTGTTGTCGAAGTCTTCTCCTCCCAAAAATGTGTCACCATTTGTTGCTTTAACCTGAGAGAGAACCTCGTGTTAGTATACACAATGAAGCATAGTAATGACAACAAgctcacaacaacaacaacaaaagtacCTCAAAAACACCATTGGATATCTCAAGGATAGAGACATCAAAGGTTCCACCACCAAGATCAAAAACTGCAATAAGACCCTCCTTGTTGGTCATCCCATAAGAAAGAGCAGCAGCAGTAGGTTCATTTATAATTCTCTGCACATCAAGTCCTGCAATCTTTCCAGCATCTTTAGTTGCTTGTCTCTGAGCATCATTGAAGTAAGCTGGAACAGTAACCACAGCCTTAGAAACTGTTTTCCCAAGATAAGCCTCAGCAGTTTCCTTCATCTTGGTCAAGACAAAGGCTCCAACCTGGCTTGGAGAATATTGTTGGCCGTTAGCTTCAACCCATGCATCTCCATTAGGAGCTTTCACAATCTTATACGGGACCATCTTCatttctttctgtgtttgagGATCACTGAAAACTCTCCCAATCAAACGTTTAGTCCCAAAGATTGTGTTGGTGGGGTTAGTAACTGCTTGACGCTTGGCAGGAGTACCCACAAGAAGCTCACCCTTTGGGTTGAATGCGACTACTGAAGGCGTAGTGCGAGCACCTTCAGCATTCTCAATCACTTTGGCACTCTACACAGCAATAAAAAAATGTTATCGGTCCGAAAACTGTAGAAtgttttttattaatgaacAAGGTATACACTTGATCATCTACCTTTCCCTCCATGACAGAAACACAAGAGTTAGTGGTACCCAAGTCAATACCAATCACATCATTCCCAGCAGGTCTTGAACTGTATAGGAAAGACACATGTAAGAAGCCAGATCCATTACCACTATACAGAAGAGGAAATGAAATGGTAACAAATGTATCACCTGAAAGGTCTCACCAAGCTTGCCAATCTTTGTGCCATAAATGGACTAGACAACGATGGACTAGCATTTCCAGCCAACTGCAGAAacgaaatacaaaaataaaataaaaaatgctTAACATCAATTGCAATGAGCACACAACAGGGCAGAAATTCAAATTTACAGGAAAAATATCAGCCAATAGAAACAATCAatgacaaaaatcaaaaatcaccAACCTAGAAGATAAATCAGAAGTGTAGAGATGACAAAACCCAACCAAAAAAGAACCCAAATGGAAAACCCCTTCAAACATGAAATTTTCACACTTTATGACAATATCAGACTATTGCAGAcccaaataaataatccaacaACAACTTTTGACTTGGTAAGAACAAATTGTCAGCTTGAAACCATAAGCGGTACAATCTATCATCGATGTAAACATGGTATCGCAAATCATACTCAAGGATAATACAGTATTTCCATTAATATGATCGGAGTAGGCAAACACAAAAGTACCTTCAAAGGCCTAAAAACACAGACAACTTCAAAATCACCCTTCATTTTGGGTTAATACACTTCTCCCTATCATACAAAATTTGAAATTCTTATACGAAACATTATCCAATTAAAAGACGAAATTCACAAATTTAAATTAAGATTCATTTTGGGTTAAGAGTCATTTCAAGATAAAACCCTAAAAACACTTTAATTAAAATGATCGtcaaccaaaatcaaaatcaaacttGAAGATAGTAAAATGAAGAAACAATTGACCATTTATGACTTTAAATAGATCAAGAAATGCACCATTTATACATCAACGAAACAAATAAACCAAAACCCTAGTTCAGATAGTATAGAGAGAAAGAGTACCGATTTAAAGGCAGGAAAAGAGCGGAACTGCTCAGGGCGGAGACAGCGGCGGAGTGCAGTGGCCATGGTAGGTAGATAGAAGAGTAGATCTGATAAGTAAGAGAAAGAAGACGGTGGAAGTTGCGGAgggtttttctctctcctgggTTGAATTTTCCTATACAAGCGAAAAAGGGCAAAATGAAAATGAGGagagggtttagggtttaagagAAATGAAATAGTCGTTCTAGATATGCGactatcttgtattcttgtccTCCAAGCTCCTCCAACAGTCCAACCTAAGTACTTGACATGGCCACCTCTACgccacttttttttttcttaattctattttaaactagattttagcccgtgtgaTACACAGATTCTATTAAATcgttatatttaaataaaaatcatatgtatataccaattgtatatacttcgtattagataagaatagttttttattttgcattgaatttcattttagatatactttttaattatgagagtgtttgtttttgaaagaaattgtatatgcgtaataataacaattaattaataaaaatatctacgggaacttaattatttatctacgtgacactcgacttttttaattcaaaattaattttaaaatcttatttttcattggccgaagccattagattttctacgtggtgctctaatattggattaatgtttgattttaaattgaattttatttattttatttaagattagtgtttgattttggatgaattttattttagatttactttctaattattagagtgtttgattttagatggagttgtatatattagtaattaattaattaaaacatttacgtgacacctaattaattatctacgtggaaattgatttttttaattcaaaaatatagtagaaatcttatttttcattggccgaaaccattagtaatcctacgtggcgctctaataattcagcaaatatgcctattGGATTGATGtttaattttaaattgaattttatttattttattttatattagtgtttgattttggattaattttattttagatttatttttacatTATCATagagtttgattttagatggagttgtatatattaataattaattaattaaaatatctacgtggcacctaattaattatctacgtggcaattgatttttttaattcaaaaataaaatagaaatcttatttttcattagccaaaaccattagtaatcctatgtggcgctctaataattcagcaaatatgcctcctttatatatatatatatatatatatatatatatatatatatatatatatatatatatatatatatatatatatatatatatatatatatatatatatatatatatatattagattaataaTGAAAATAAGAAATGTTATGCTTGCCCatcaaaaaaaagcaaaaaaatgtTATGCTTACAATAGGCAATCTTATTTAAAGGGTTATATCGAGATCTACGAATCAAAAgttcttgtgcgcacaaggtgtacaataaatttattgtacaccaaaataacttttacctatttttttttatctttaacctagtttagattaacttttatattaataaaaaaaaagttgatagacaaatattttaaagggttaaatgattaatgttATACATtatagtgattttgaagaaataagttttactaaaatgaaaaaaattatcacttaaaaaaagataacttttacctatataagcttaacttctAAGCATTTTGATTTtcgagttaacttttactccggtgtacaatatttattatacaccccttgtaaataagaactagtgtgtggcccgggcgatgccccggttgctacattgaataactaaagttttagatttttcttgaactcaatatatttgaccaaaatacttgtATTCTATAGAATGAAAAGTATCCGTTAAGTTCGTCAATTACACAGACACgctaagtcatttatcatggcaaataagttttcaatcatatcatcttacaatttgtataatttgttttatcgtggaactaagtgcgtcaaattaataaacaataaattaGTTATATATGCAGCTATGTAAGGCAATCCTATAATTTattcttatgagacttatgacatcatgtttcttcatggttgtcataatggtttaatttttttcttttcaaaatagtccatagaactttaaaagtcacataaaaatttatttattttagaattcATGTGAACACTTATGTATACATTAATGTGAAtagataaaccacaattggtggttggttaaaatggtaatgagaatcatcatccacacttgAGGTCTGTTGTTCGAACCtcgttgtattgatttttggttgtccattACATAATACTTGGTGAATGGATGATGTGGCGTGAGGAGagtactacgtgacacatatacattttccacaacgccttttaatatattagtatagattcgTGTCTACGAATACATCATTCAACTAACAtaacaaataaaatatatatatatatatactacgtatatatttatatatatatatattatatatatatttttacttTATGAGATGCAAATAGGTTTATgcaaaacttaaattatttttaccaattaaaattgatttttattgatcatttccttttttaaaaaatcagtTTATCCACATTGTTTTTAATTCATTTGAAAGTGTGtaatagtatttttttttttgagaaaattaattcattaataaagaaTATTACGATTCTACAATAGACATATATATAGATCTAACAAATATATATCAAATTGAATAAGTAAAGGTTCCCTTCATCAAAACTACGGTCAATGAATAATATGCATTGTTTACGTCTTTTATACTACAACGCTATAACATGTAACCTTTTTAGAGAGATAGTCTAACAATTTGTTGTAGTTACGAGGATGATTTTCATTAAATTCATTTGAGTGTACTCGAAAAAATGATATATATTGCGATCTTGTATAAAACTTTATCAACGAACCAATTCTACATAAAGCTATTACGGGGGAACAACAAACAAACGTACTAAAACCAACTCCACCATAGGGGGACAAATCTTTATAGATGAACCACTCATttatgatgatttattaaatttaaGAGACATTAGCTGAATTAGACAAAAAGAAAATATCGAAAATAGCTAAGTTAAATGAAAAATTAGACTACAACCCTGTTTGGTAAAACTAGCGGTAACGGGTAGCATTTAGCAgttgagtagcgggtaacggttaatAATAGCGAGTAACAGTTAACTGTCAAAGTAACGGATAACTAGTATGAGTGTTTGGTAAAATTAACAGATGAGATTGTAAAATACAATAAAAGTTATACTCCATCCGTTCTTGAActgttctttttttattattcccTTTTAAATCTTTCCTTATTTGTCCAACATTTATCACGATTATACCTTTCTAAATGTCTAAATGATTCACTTGTTTACtcccaaataaatttttattCCCAATAAACCCCttaattatttttctttcttaccCACATGAGTTAAATTCAATTGAGATTCATGtgactaacattcaagaatggagtgcgtatatattttttaaaaactttattataattttatcaAACTCTAACAGCTACTTCAAAATGCTACTACTATTTTTAACATAAGCACTACCTAAACCACTACTTCACTAAACACTttcaaattttacaaaatacttcctccgtcttttaatactcgcaacgtttgttagtttcacgcatgccgatgcacaactttgatcatttatatcttaaatttctctttatgcaaaaattataaaacggttttttcatgaaatgcccctgaggtttgcaataatgcaccaaatacccctgcgcgtttcaaaattcatagaatacccctattgTTTCTGAACTGTTcatcaaatacccctattatgactttccgttagtcctccgttaagtcatgtttataattcaccaaatacacctatttataaactttttgcatAATACACATCTATTTATAAAGttttttgcaccaaatacccaaacagCTTATACCATTAATAAATGAATTTGAAGCCCAAAATTGAAGATCAATACAtctgaaaattgaagaacaaaacccataatattttttttggtaaataaggcaaattttattaccaaaatggTAGAAACCAGTTAAGAACAAACCCAAATAACAAGGAAACAAACAGCAAGGGGAGCACAACCGCATCCCTAActaaaacacaaaaaaacatTAATTACAAGCCACTCGGACTGCAAAACAACCAGCAGAACCAGGGCAGCAAAGAACAAACAAGCATAAACACAACATCAGCAGCTGGGAAGCAAACCAGTAAGCAAGCAAACCACAGCCTTAACTGGACATCCTGCACACAAGGACTGCACAGCAGCAGCAAAACCAAAACCAGGTGTTCAAAACCAGCCTTAACTGGACACCCTGCACACAAGAACTTCACAACAACAGCACAACCAAAACCAGGTCAAACACCTGATACAAAGACCATAGTATTGCACAGCAGCATCAAGCAGAAAGGGAGAGCTTGCAGAGAACCTGCAGAAACCAGAACCTGCAGAATGACTACAACACATACACATCCTTCACCACATACACAGCAGGAGCAACCATGAAACATACACAgccttcaaacacaaaaacccatAATATTGAAGAAGAGAACATTAAATTTTGAGAGTTTAATTCCTAAAATCGAAAAatctaaactacaaattcgaattCCAATGTCTACAATCTCTCTCTAATCTACCGAAATTCTGCTGTTTTTCGCCCCTTGCTGCTGCCGCTGCTATTCTATGCTCACGAAGAACTCAGCTCCAAAATCTAAAATAGGAAAAGCAACGAaaatcaaaatctgaaaaacaAATGTTGCTCCAAAATCTACTCTAATTTCACATGCTCCCTCGATTTAGTTATGTATTCTCTCTTAATTGTTGCGCTACCCTCTATGTTCTCTACTCTATCTATTTTTGTTCTCCGTCCTTCATCATCGGCTTAAACCTCCCCTTCTTCATCAAACTTCAATTCGCGATTTCAATTCACTAGAAAATTTGGGTTCGATTATTTGAGGATTTGAGTTAGCAATTGATGTTTGATGAAGATGGTTTGAAGAAGGAAAAATTGTGGTTGGGTTCACCATTTTGATACCCAGGAAAAAGAGATGTGAgattgagaggagagaggagggtGAGGGGAGAAGAGAaacgatgaagaagaagaagaggggcGAGTATTTAAGAAGGGCCAGAAACAACAGAGgagatgagaggagagagaagaaataagattttttttttaaagttaaaaTGTAGAATATTGGGTGAATAAGGGCATAAACGTAAATTAACGTTAACGGAgtactaacggccgttaaatccaagggcatttggtgcactttaagtttaaataggggtattctatgaattttgaaacgcgcaggggtatttggtgcattattgcaaacctcaggggcatttcatgaaaaaaccgattataaaaagttgatattttgaaaatacacattgagacgaatttaacaagatcccacatgactatgtattaaaagacggaggaaataGTATTTTAAAAACACTACTACCGAACACGTCCTATTTCTGGCCTAAAACGGACGAGAAAAGGAAACCGTAATtcaaaagaaggaaattgaggaaAACAGTTTCTACCCCACGAAACACAGCCTTCCCGCTTAAAAGCTACAACACTCCCCGCCGGCCACCTCAACTCAGTCTTTTGCAGGTCTTCCGTCCGGCGTTCCTCCTCGGCATTGAAATTCTTCCCTTCGCTGaggttttctctctcttcagttCGTCAAATTTATAATCTAACTTATTTTGATGTTGTTCTATTTTGTAAATGTAACCCTAGTTTCCTCTGAAATTTAAGTGTTTCAATCGGAAAGGATACAATCTGTTGATTAATTTCgttaaaagtttgtaaattatgggtgtttcctttttcctttttcataattaatcgTATTAGGTGTTATGTAAATAATTTATCCCCCAGTATGGGTAATTCATCGAAATTGGAGAAAAAAATATTGGACAAATTGGGTATTTCCTAatattttgtgttatttttggTTATAAGCATAACTCAATTTAGTATTAGCATAAGTTTGATTTTTTGAAGCTTGAATGtgtctttattttcttttggttGAATTCTAACTTGAGAGTTTTACTGGAAAAGGAATGTTAATTGAAATGATTGATGAAAATTGTTGGGAAATCAGGCTTAGTTCATGTTAGTTTGA
This sequence is a window from Spinacia oleracea cultivar Varoflay chromosome 1, BTI_SOV_V1, whole genome shotgun sequence. Protein-coding genes within it:
- the LOC110799072 gene encoding heat shock 70 kDa protein, mitochondrial, with the protein product MATALRRCLRPEQFRSFPAFKSLAGNASPSLSSPFMAQRLASLVRPFSSRPAGNDVIGIDLGTTNSCVSVMEGKSAKVIENAEGARTTPSVVAFNPKGELLVGTPAKRQAVTNPTNTIFGTKRLIGRVFSDPQTQKEMKMVPYKIVKAPNGDAWVEANGQQYSPSQVGAFVLTKMKETAEAYLGKTVSKAVVTVPAYFNDAQRQATKDAGKIAGLDVQRIINEPTAAALSYGMTNKEGLIAVFDLGGGTFDVSILEISNGVFEVKATNGDTFLGGEDFDNTLLEFLVSEFKKTEGIDLSSDRLALQRLREAAEKAKIELSSTSQTDISLPFISADSSGAKHLNITLSRSKFESLVGNLIERTRAPCKNCLKDAGVSLNEVDEVLLVGGMTRVPKVQEIVQEIFGKSPSKGVNPDEAVAMGAAIQGGILRGDVKDLLLLDVTPLSLGIETLGGVFTRLINRNTTIPTKKSQVFSTAADNQTQVGIKVLQGEREMASDNKMLGEFELQGIPPAPRGLPQIEVTFDIDANGIVTVSAKDKATNKEQNITIKSSGGLSEHEIEKMVKEAEIHAQKDQERKSLIDARNTADTTIYSVEKSLGEYREKIPTEIAKEIEDAVSDLRSAMQNDNLEEIKAKTDAANKAVSKIGEHMSGGQGGGSSSSGGADQTPEAEYEEAKK